Proteins from one Gossypium raimondii isolate GPD5lz chromosome 8, ASM2569854v1, whole genome shotgun sequence genomic window:
- the LOC105791548 gene encoding NDR1/HIN1-like protein 6 isoform X1, with protein MSDAPFPSALNKPPGYNDPNSPAGFKPPPRKPVLPPSFRPKKKKGSVCCCCFCISFSILIALIIIFAAVFYFSVNPKLPRFHVRSFQIPRFNVTETPDGTYLDSTTMTVMEVRNPNGKMTYYYGDTAVDISVGEGKDETELGTAKVPKFTSRTQNTTSLKVETKASNKQVDNTLANRLLSGYKSKSLAVNVAARTKVGVGVAGLKTGMLGVTVKCKGITMKQLDGDDMPNCLIHTLRWIKVG; from the exons ATGTCCGACGCTCCATTTCCATCGGCCCTCAACAAGCCACCCGGATACAATGACCCTAACTCGCCCGCTGGGTTTAAACCGCCGCCGCGAAAGCCGGTTCTTCCGCCATCTTTCCGGCCCAAGAAAAAGAAGGGCAGTGTTTGTTGCTGCTGTTTTTGCATCTCTTTCTCGATCTTGATTGCCCTGATCATCATCTTCGCCGCCGTTTTCTACTTTTCGGTCAACCCCAAATTACCACGCTTCCACGTCCGGTCATTCCAAATCCCCCGCTTCAACGTCACAGAAACACCCGACGGTACCTACCTCGATTCCACGACGATGACGGTAATGGAAGTGAGGAATCCCAACGGGAAGATGACTTATTATTACGGCGATACGGCGGTCGACATCAGCGTCGGAGAAGGCAAGGACGAGACTGAGCTCGGGACGGCGAAGGTGCCCAAGTTCACGTCGAGGACACAAAACACGACTAGCTTGAAAGTGGAGACGAAGGCGAGCAACAAGCAGGTGGATAATACGTTGGCGAATAGGCTTCTGAGTGGGTACAAATCGAAGAGTTTGGCGGTGAACGTGGCGGCTCGGACGAAAGTTGGAGTGGGTGTGGCGGGGTTGAAGACTGGCATGTTGGGGGTTACCGTTAAGTGTAAAGGAATCACCATGAAACAACTCGACGGTGATGATATGCCTAACTGCCTCATCCACACCTTAAGATG GATCAAAGTTGGTTGA
- the LOC105791548 gene encoding NDR1/HIN1-like protein 6 isoform X2, which yields MSDAPFPSALNKPPGYNDPNSPAGFKPPPRKPVLPPSFRPKKKKGSVCCCCFCISFSILIALIIIFAAVFYFSVNPKLPRFHVRSFQIPRFNVTETPDGTYLDSTTMTVMEVRNPNGKMTYYYGDTAVDISVGEGKDETELGTAKVPKFTSRTQNTTSLKVETKASNKQVDNTLANRLLSGYKSKSLAVNVAARTKVGVGVAGLKTGMLGVTVKCKGITMKQLDGDDMPNCLIHTLR from the coding sequence ATGTCCGACGCTCCATTTCCATCGGCCCTCAACAAGCCACCCGGATACAATGACCCTAACTCGCCCGCTGGGTTTAAACCGCCGCCGCGAAAGCCGGTTCTTCCGCCATCTTTCCGGCCCAAGAAAAAGAAGGGCAGTGTTTGTTGCTGCTGTTTTTGCATCTCTTTCTCGATCTTGATTGCCCTGATCATCATCTTCGCCGCCGTTTTCTACTTTTCGGTCAACCCCAAATTACCACGCTTCCACGTCCGGTCATTCCAAATCCCCCGCTTCAACGTCACAGAAACACCCGACGGTACCTACCTCGATTCCACGACGATGACGGTAATGGAAGTGAGGAATCCCAACGGGAAGATGACTTATTATTACGGCGATACGGCGGTCGACATCAGCGTCGGAGAAGGCAAGGACGAGACTGAGCTCGGGACGGCGAAGGTGCCCAAGTTCACGTCGAGGACACAAAACACGACTAGCTTGAAAGTGGAGACGAAGGCGAGCAACAAGCAGGTGGATAATACGTTGGCGAATAGGCTTCTGAGTGGGTACAAATCGAAGAGTTTGGCGGTGAACGTGGCGGCTCGGACGAAAGTTGGAGTGGGTGTGGCGGGGTTGAAGACTGGCATGTTGGGGGTTACCGTTAAGTGTAAAGGAATCACCATGAAACAACTCGACGGTGATGATATGCCTAACTGCCTCATCCACACCTTAAGATG
- the LOC105791547 gene encoding common plant regulatory factor 1 isoform X1 — translation MGNNDEGKSKSDKSSSPVPTDQANIHVYPDWAAMQAYYGPRVTMPPYYNSAVASGHAPPPYMWGPPQPMMPPYGAPYATIYSHGGVYAHPAVPITAAPVEAPTKSSGNTERGSTKKMKGFDGLAMSIGNGTAENDEGAAEPRLSQSVETEGSTDGSDGNTTGTDQSRRKRSREGTPTIAGGDGKTEAKSNAVAVAEVTTTISPKPIGTVLSPGMTTALELRNPSSMNAKSSPTNVPCGVMPPEVWMQNERELKRERRKQSNRESARRSRLRKQAETEELARKVESLTAENATLRSEINQLTEKSEKLRLENATLVEGLKNAQLGHTQENITNKNEDKEGEMYEKKSGAKLHQLLDASPRTDAVAAS, via the exons ATGGGAAACAACGATGAAGGAAAGTCTAAGTCTGACAAGTCATCTTCACCAGTGCCAACG GATCAGGCCAATATTCATGTCTATCCCGATTGGGCTGCTATGCAG GCATACTATGGTCCTCGAGTCACTATGCCGCCATATTACAACTCAGCTGTGGCCTCTGGCCATGCTCCTCCCCCTTATATGTGGGGTCCTCCACAG CCTATGATGCCACCTTATGGGGCACCTTATGCAACAATCTACTCACATGGGGGAGTTTATGCCCATCCTGCAGTTCCTATA ACTGCAGCCCCTGTGGAAGCTCCTACTAAGTCATCAGGAAATACAGAACGAGGTTCGACAAAGAAGATGAAAGGGTTTGATGGCCTTGCTATGTCAATAGGCAATGGTACTGCTGAGAATGATGAGGGTGCAGCTGAACCTAGACTGTCCCAGAG TGTGGAGACTGAAGGTTCTACTGATGGTAGTGATGGAAATACAACTGGG ACGGATCAAAGTAGGAGGAAAAGAAGCAGGGAGGGAACACCAACCATTG CAGGTGGAGATGGTAAAACTGAGGCAAAGTCTAATGCAGTTGCCGTGGCAGAGGTAACTACAACCATTTCCCCTAAACCAATTGGAACTGTACTTTCTCCTGGCATGACCACCGCTTTGGAGCTTAGGAACCCTTCCTCCATGAATGCTAAATCCAGTCCTACAAACGTACCTTGTGGAGTAATGCCTCCTGAAGTCTGGATGCAG AATGAACGAGAGCTGAAACGGGAAAGGAGGAAACAATCTAATAGAGAATCTGCTAGAAGGTCAAGGTTGAGGAAGCAg GCTGAGACGGAAGAGCTTGCCCGTAAAGTTGAATCCTTGACTGCAGAGAATGCAACACTCAGATCTGAAATAAATCAACTAACTGAAAAATCGGAGAAACTAAGGCTAGAAAATGCTACATTAGTG GAGGGACTCAAAAACGCTCAACTAGGACATACACAGGAAAACATTACGAACAAAAACGAGGACAAAGAGGGTGAAATGTATGAGAAAAAATCCGGTGCCAAGCTGCATCAGCTCTTGGATGCGAGTCCAAGAACTGATGCTGTGGCTGCCAGCTGA
- the LOC105791547 gene encoding common plant regulatory factor 1 isoform X2, which yields MGNNDEGKSKSDKSSSPVPTDQANIHVYPDWAAMQAYYGPRVTMPPYYNSAVASGHAPPPYMWGPPQPMMPPYGAPYATIYSHGGVYAHPAVPITAAPVEAPTKSSGNTERGSTKKMKGFDGLAMSIGNGTAENDEGAAEPRLSQSVETEGSTDGSDGNTTGTDQSRRKRSREGTPTIGGDGKTEAKSNAVAVAEVTTTISPKPIGTVLSPGMTTALELRNPSSMNAKSSPTNVPCGVMPPEVWMQNERELKRERRKQSNRESARRSRLRKQAETEELARKVESLTAENATLRSEINQLTEKSEKLRLENATLVEGLKNAQLGHTQENITNKNEDKEGEMYEKKSGAKLHQLLDASPRTDAVAAS from the exons ATGGGAAACAACGATGAAGGAAAGTCTAAGTCTGACAAGTCATCTTCACCAGTGCCAACG GATCAGGCCAATATTCATGTCTATCCCGATTGGGCTGCTATGCAG GCATACTATGGTCCTCGAGTCACTATGCCGCCATATTACAACTCAGCTGTGGCCTCTGGCCATGCTCCTCCCCCTTATATGTGGGGTCCTCCACAG CCTATGATGCCACCTTATGGGGCACCTTATGCAACAATCTACTCACATGGGGGAGTTTATGCCCATCCTGCAGTTCCTATA ACTGCAGCCCCTGTGGAAGCTCCTACTAAGTCATCAGGAAATACAGAACGAGGTTCGACAAAGAAGATGAAAGGGTTTGATGGCCTTGCTATGTCAATAGGCAATGGTACTGCTGAGAATGATGAGGGTGCAGCTGAACCTAGACTGTCCCAGAG TGTGGAGACTGAAGGTTCTACTGATGGTAGTGATGGAAATACAACTGGG ACGGATCAAAGTAGGAGGAAAAGAAGCAGGGAGGGAACACCAACCATTG GTGGAGATGGTAAAACTGAGGCAAAGTCTAATGCAGTTGCCGTGGCAGAGGTAACTACAACCATTTCCCCTAAACCAATTGGAACTGTACTTTCTCCTGGCATGACCACCGCTTTGGAGCTTAGGAACCCTTCCTCCATGAATGCTAAATCCAGTCCTACAAACGTACCTTGTGGAGTAATGCCTCCTGAAGTCTGGATGCAG AATGAACGAGAGCTGAAACGGGAAAGGAGGAAACAATCTAATAGAGAATCTGCTAGAAGGTCAAGGTTGAGGAAGCAg GCTGAGACGGAAGAGCTTGCCCGTAAAGTTGAATCCTTGACTGCAGAGAATGCAACACTCAGATCTGAAATAAATCAACTAACTGAAAAATCGGAGAAACTAAGGCTAGAAAATGCTACATTAGTG GAGGGACTCAAAAACGCTCAACTAGGACATACACAGGAAAACATTACGAACAAAAACGAGGACAAAGAGGGTGAAATGTATGAGAAAAAATCCGGTGCCAAGCTGCATCAGCTCTTGGATGCGAGTCCAAGAACTGATGCTGTGGCTGCCAGCTGA